Proteins encoded together in one Terriglobus saanensis SP1PR4 window:
- a CDS encoding CpsD/CapB family tyrosine-protein kinase produces the protein MSKIYEALLRAELDRVALQEGRDSKLQQSDSLEGAFHIAGEAKTEITPAPLAYAEPDQLVSPFDGGTSVFGQIRKSVWTPRMESLPSLMHRGASVEQFRSLRSHLYELRAAKTLKSVLVSSGLPQEGKSFVAANLALSLALHKNSKVLLIDGDMRRPTLHSILGCGLEPGLADYLSGESRLLDVMQQPMVAANSGEKLDQRLEALTFMSGGAGADRASDLSSNKRFDELIATVSPYFDWIIVDSSPINLVSDAANLGRACDGVLLVARAANTQLATAKKAVAEFKAANLLGFVLNAAAAPPKGNGYYGYYGEDTAKA, from the coding sequence ATGAGCAAGATTTATGAAGCGCTCTTGAGAGCGGAGCTCGATCGCGTCGCCCTGCAAGAGGGCCGCGATTCTAAGTTGCAGCAAAGTGACTCCCTTGAGGGCGCTTTTCATATTGCAGGCGAGGCAAAAACAGAGATCACGCCTGCCCCCCTCGCATACGCCGAACCGGACCAGCTTGTGTCGCCTTTCGACGGAGGAACCTCGGTCTTCGGTCAGATCCGGAAGAGCGTCTGGACGCCTCGCATGGAAAGCCTTCCTTCCCTCATGCACCGCGGCGCTTCGGTAGAGCAGTTCCGGAGCCTGAGGTCGCATCTCTATGAACTGCGTGCGGCGAAGACATTGAAGTCCGTCCTGGTCAGCAGCGGCCTGCCACAAGAGGGCAAGAGCTTTGTCGCCGCGAACCTTGCGCTGAGCCTTGCGTTGCACAAGAACAGCAAAGTGTTGTTGATCGACGGAGACATGCGACGGCCCACGCTTCATTCCATTCTCGGATGTGGGTTGGAGCCAGGCCTGGCGGATTATCTCTCCGGAGAATCTCGTCTTCTGGATGTGATGCAGCAGCCGATGGTCGCAGCGAACTCTGGAGAGAAACTGGATCAGCGCCTGGAGGCACTGACCTTCATGTCCGGCGGCGCCGGGGCAGACCGGGCTTCCGATCTTTCCAGCAACAAGCGTTTCGATGAATTGATCGCGACGGTTTCACCCTACTTTGATTGGATTATTGTTGACTCTTCTCCCATCAATCTTGTATCTGATGCTGCGAACCTGGGTCGCGCCTGCGACGGTGTTCTATTGGTAGCTCGCGCTGCAAATACGCAGCTGGCGACGGCAAAGAAAGCCGTTGCAGAGTTCAAGGCGGCAAATCTTCTTGGCTTTGTTCTGAATGCTGCTGCCGCGCCGCCAAAGGGAAATGGGTACTACGGCTACTATGGCGAAGACACGGCAAAGGCATAA
- a CDS encoding glycosyltransferase family 2 protein, with product MTLAFWIALGVILYTYVGYPVAIYLLARMQPRKRVHAPYDASVSIVMSVSNGESMLPLQMQRLIAHAPHLVREIVVVSDASQDRTAEILRELTEPRCKTIILEEHLGKAGALNLAVAAATGEILLFVDVRPQLQDDALEKLLRNFTDPTVGCVTGELSLRTDGHDGAASAVSGLYWRYEQWIRQCEAAFDSPLGVYGGFYAVRRSLFTPFPAGLVLDDMFQPLAITRQGYRSVIDADAHVVDMWPAEMKGEFRRKVRTLAGNFQLIAVAPWLITPKNRLLVQLISHKLLRLVAPYCFLLTLAVATVLGVHHAGWFIVALMQWIFWGVAAAGLVMKLPVIHRLSGAAGGFLALNAAAVVGLYTFLFSSEPLSKGWYAERALAQKQARSER from the coding sequence GTGACGCTGGCCTTCTGGATTGCGCTCGGCGTCATCCTTTATACCTATGTCGGCTATCCCGTCGCGATCTACCTTCTGGCCAGGATGCAGCCCAGAAAAAGAGTGCACGCTCCGTACGATGCCAGCGTCAGCATTGTGATGTCCGTGAGCAACGGGGAGTCGATGCTGCCGCTGCAGATGCAGCGCCTGATCGCGCATGCTCCGCACCTTGTGCGTGAGATCGTAGTGGTCTCCGATGCTTCGCAGGACCGGACGGCGGAGATTCTTCGCGAACTGACAGAGCCTCGCTGCAAGACGATCATCCTGGAAGAGCACCTCGGCAAAGCGGGAGCTTTGAACCTCGCCGTGGCTGCTGCTACTGGCGAGATTCTGTTGTTTGTCGATGTCCGTCCCCAACTACAGGATGACGCGCTGGAAAAACTTCTGCGTAACTTCACCGATCCAACGGTAGGTTGTGTGACGGGCGAACTCAGTCTGCGTACCGATGGGCACGATGGAGCGGCGTCTGCTGTGAGTGGTCTGTACTGGCGTTATGAGCAGTGGATTCGCCAGTGCGAAGCTGCCTTCGATTCGCCGCTGGGTGTCTATGGCGGCTTCTACGCCGTGCGTCGCAGCTTGTTTACACCATTCCCCGCCGGTCTGGTGCTGGACGATATGTTTCAGCCGCTGGCGATCACGCGACAGGGATATCGCAGCGTCATCGATGCGGACGCGCATGTGGTCGACATGTGGCCTGCTGAGATGAAGGGCGAGTTTCGCAGGAAGGTGCGGACCCTTGCGGGAAACTTTCAATTGATTGCCGTGGCTCCATGGCTCATCACTCCGAAGAACAGGCTGCTGGTGCAGCTGATCTCGCACAAGCTTTTGCGGCTGGTGGCACCGTACTGCTTCCTCCTCACGCTCGCTGTGGCAACCGTGCTGGGTGTGCATCACGCGGGATGGTTTATCGTCGCGCTGATGCAGTGGATTTTCTGGGGTGTGGCTGCGGCAGGGCTTGTGATGAAGCTTCCGGTCATTCACCGGCTGAGTGGAGCGGCAGGCGGGTTTCTCGCGCTCAACGCCGCAGCAGTTGTGGGACTGTATACGTTTCTCTTCTCTTCGGAGCCCTTGAGTAAAGGCTGGTACGCAGAGCGGGCGCTCGCGCAGAAGCAGGCCAGGAGCGAGCGATGA
- a CDS encoding glycosyltransferase, with amino-acid sequence MKVAVVTQYFPTSLQPWAGHSAYQTLRLLAKSCDLKVFYPEVHYLAGKGSPRIDPAYQPSDVRVEYIPYPALPLVTRPLNGWSASGRLLPHVRRFDPDIVLNYVAYPDGFAAVRIGHILHKPVVLTAIGSDLNRMSDPLCAALTRKTLREAEFTVTVSGDLLQTARRLGASPAASAAILNGCDTEIFRPQALDAAREALGLPMSAKIVTYVGRYDLRKGLGELIEAAARVKEQTPELRCYLVGDGPDKVVLQASIEKHNAGDWITLVPPQPTGEVARWMAASDLVTLPSYKEGCPNVVIEALCAGRPVVATNVGGIPELMDATSGRLVPPMDVPALAAALQQTLEIRWNAEDIASRHTRSWQDVATDVLHVLEQTLRDFRP; translated from the coding sequence ATGAAGGTCGCCGTTGTAACGCAATACTTTCCGACCTCGCTGCAGCCCTGGGCGGGACACTCCGCGTATCAGACGCTGCGGCTGCTGGCAAAGAGCTGCGATCTGAAGGTGTTTTATCCCGAGGTTCATTACCTGGCGGGAAAAGGCTCGCCGCGCATCGATCCCGCATATCAGCCGTCTGATGTCCGCGTGGAGTACATCCCCTATCCCGCCCTTCCACTCGTCACACGGCCCTTGAACGGATGGTCGGCTTCGGGCAGGCTTCTTCCGCATGTCCGGCGTTTTGATCCTGACATCGTTCTGAATTACGTCGCCTATCCAGACGGGTTCGCTGCGGTGCGCATCGGCCATATTCTGCATAAGCCGGTGGTTCTTACAGCCATTGGATCCGACTTGAACCGGATGAGCGACCCTCTCTGCGCTGCTTTGACCAGGAAGACGTTGCGCGAGGCGGAGTTCACCGTGACGGTGAGCGGAGACCTGCTGCAAACCGCACGGAGGCTGGGCGCTTCGCCCGCGGCAAGTGCGGCGATTCTCAACGGATGCGATACGGAGATCTTCCGTCCGCAAGCACTGGATGCCGCCCGTGAAGCCCTCGGCCTGCCCATGAGCGCAAAGATTGTGACGTACGTGGGCCGCTACGATCTCCGCAAGGGCTTGGGCGAACTGATTGAGGCTGCGGCGCGGGTAAAGGAACAGACGCCTGAGCTTCGCTGCTATCTCGTGGGGGACGGCCCGGATAAAGTCGTTTTGCAGGCATCCATCGAGAAACATAACGCCGGTGACTGGATCACCCTCGTGCCGCCGCAGCCGACCGGGGAAGTCGCGCGGTGGATGGCGGCTTCCGATCTTGTGACCCTCCCGAGTTACAAAGAGGGCTGCCCCAATGTCGTGATCGAAGCGCTTTGCGCTGGCCGTCCAGTCGTCGCAACGAATGTGGGAGGCATTCCCGAGCTGATGGATGCTACGAGCGGTCGCCTGGTACCGCCCATGGATGTTCCGGCGTTGGCGGCTGCCCTGCAACAGACGCTGGAGATTCGCTGGAACGCCGAAGACATCGCCTCACGGCATACCAGGAGCTGGCAGGACGTCGCAACAGACGTACTGCATGTGCTCGAACAGACTCTGAGAGACTTCCGGCCCTAG
- a CDS encoding glycosyltransferase, with the protein MLLITFSFPPIGGVGVLRALSLAHYLPLHGIEVTVLTAKNAPAVSVDPLLLQQLPAGVDVQRTWTLDLPFRLRKAVKKFVSKRGAAAPVAMPTPSAKKQPLLRRLIADLLLPDPQIGWLPFAFPRAVKLIRARKIDLVLITVPPFSCARLVTKLRHRFPALPIVIDFRDEWLTSTINLVSFNRSERARHVAQTVESEAVRDATAVVAVTRAAQRELRERYPNQSAEKFYCVPNGFQSEPPVASRVTPIEENGRVIVTFLGSVYGSTDPSTFVAAVHSMPAALRARILFRFIGHVETAASRASLLSLGETVELKGFMPQAEALRAIDDTTYLLLISHDPINVSAKLYDYLGGAKPILAAVKPEGDVRRLLEETRTGWWADSEDVPAMTQLFVDAVENAPRLADTFQPDLKAIAGFHRAPLAEKYAELLHSLAGGNR; encoded by the coding sequence GTGCTGCTCATCACGTTTTCTTTTCCGCCGATCGGTGGCGTTGGCGTTCTGCGAGCTTTGAGCCTGGCGCACTATCTCCCGTTGCATGGAATTGAGGTCACCGTTCTTACGGCGAAGAACGCGCCCGCGGTAAGTGTCGATCCGCTCCTCCTGCAGCAGCTTCCCGCTGGGGTCGATGTGCAGCGTACGTGGACACTGGATCTCCCCTTTCGCCTGCGGAAGGCGGTGAAGAAGTTTGTGTCGAAGCGAGGCGCGGCTGCGCCTGTTGCGATGCCGACACCGAGCGCGAAGAAACAACCACTGCTGCGGCGTCTGATTGCAGACCTGCTCTTGCCTGACCCGCAGATTGGGTGGCTTCCCTTCGCTTTTCCACGTGCAGTGAAGCTGATCCGCGCGCGCAAAATCGATCTCGTTTTGATCACCGTGCCGCCGTTCTCATGCGCGCGCTTGGTGACGAAGCTGCGGCACCGCTTCCCTGCTCTGCCCATTGTGATCGACTTTCGCGATGAGTGGTTGACCTCGACGATCAACCTCGTCAGCTTCAATCGCAGCGAGCGCGCGAGGCACGTTGCGCAGACGGTCGAGTCCGAGGCCGTTCGCGATGCAACCGCCGTGGTGGCCGTAACGCGTGCTGCACAACGAGAGCTGCGGGAGCGCTACCCCAACCAGAGCGCGGAGAAGTTTTACTGTGTTCCCAATGGATTTCAGAGCGAGCCACCAGTCGCATCGCGCGTGACTCCCATCGAAGAAAACGGCCGCGTGATCGTGACGTTTCTCGGTTCGGTGTATGGCTCGACCGATCCATCGACCTTCGTTGCCGCCGTTCATTCGATGCCCGCTGCGTTGCGCGCCCGCATCCTCTTTCGGTTCATAGGGCATGTGGAAACTGCAGCTTCGCGCGCCAGCCTTCTTTCGCTTGGTGAGACAGTGGAACTCAAGGGCTTTATGCCACAGGCCGAAGCCCTCCGCGCCATCGACGACACGACGTACCTGCTGCTGATCTCGCACGATCCCATCAACGTCTCGGCCAAGCTGTACGACTACCTCGGCGGAGCGAAGCCGATTCTTGCTGCCGTGAAGCCCGAGGGCGATGTGCGGCGACTCCTGGAAGAGACGCGCACGGGATGGTGGGCCGACTCGGAAGATGTCCCGGCGATGACCCAGCTATTTGTGGATGCGGTCGAGAATGCGCCACGGCTGGCGGATACCTTCCAGCCCGATCTGAAAGCGATCGCGGGTTTTCATCGTGCGCCGCTGGCGGAAAAGTATGCGGAGCTTCTGCATTCGCTGGCAGGAGGGAACCGATGA
- a CDS encoding sigma-54 interaction domain-containing protein, which translates to MSSLKSHESKSELGQPEVFVLEQNLPLLKYMNTILGKRYAVRMFSDQAEFLAEIERGSGPDVALLPWISKEQSMGLVSQVIASKAAVILSTSSSDVNDIGQIAAAGVREIVRRPFSALELHEAIDRQIAEIDSPDTKNEVVVTPLGDNTSFVRSGKRMRDIETQARLVARSDIPVLILGESGTGKEVLAKYTHAMSFRSDKIFLKVNCAAMPADLLESELFGYEQGAFTGALKTKPGKFEIANGGTIFLDEIGEMPAILQAKLLHVLQDGTFSRLGSRAPMKADVRVVAATNIDMKAAMAAKTFREDLYYRLNGFSFTLPPLRERPEEIATFTNFFMQKGSDKYGRDPLPISPALMAALTRYTWPGNLRELENVMNRYLIIGDEESILADIVTRMPAAAPTNGAADPGGDVGLKQLVKSLKGDAEASAIALALEETKWNRKAAAHKMQISYKALLYKIKQYDLARR; encoded by the coding sequence ATGTCTTCCCTCAAGTCGCACGAGAGCAAATCGGAGCTGGGCCAACCAGAGGTGTTCGTTCTCGAGCAGAACCTGCCTTTGCTGAAATACATGAACACCATTCTGGGGAAGCGCTACGCTGTGCGGATGTTCTCCGACCAGGCCGAGTTCCTCGCAGAGATTGAGCGCGGCAGCGGACCCGATGTAGCTCTGCTTCCCTGGATCAGCAAAGAGCAGTCCATGGGACTTGTTTCCCAGGTGATCGCCTCCAAGGCGGCTGTCATCCTCTCGACTTCGAGCTCCGATGTAAACGATATCGGTCAGATTGCCGCCGCCGGCGTACGCGAGATCGTCCGTCGCCCTTTTTCGGCTTTGGAGCTGCACGAGGCCATCGACCGCCAGATCGCGGAGATCGATTCGCCTGACACGAAGAATGAGGTGGTGGTCACTCCTCTTGGAGACAATACTTCCTTCGTGCGGTCGGGCAAGCGCATGCGCGATATCGAGACGCAGGCCAGGCTCGTGGCCCGTTCGGATATCCCTGTCCTGATTCTGGGAGAAAGCGGCACCGGCAAGGAAGTTCTGGCCAAGTACACACATGCCATGTCCTTCCGAAGCGACAAGATCTTTCTGAAGGTAAACTGCGCAGCCATGCCCGCAGATCTTCTGGAGAGCGAGCTCTTCGGTTACGAGCAGGGAGCTTTCACCGGCGCTCTGAAAACGAAGCCCGGCAAATTCGAGATCGCCAATGGCGGGACGATCTTCCTGGATGAAATCGGAGAGATGCCCGCAATTTTGCAGGCGAAGCTGCTGCACGTACTCCAGGACGGCACCTTCTCCCGTCTGGGCAGCCGCGCTCCCATGAAAGCGGATGTTCGCGTCGTCGCTGCGACCAATATCGATATGAAGGCGGCGATGGCCGCGAAGACCTTCCGAGAAGATCTTTACTATCGCCTCAACGGCTTTTCGTTCACGCTGCCTCCACTTCGGGAGCGTCCGGAGGAGATTGCTACCTTTACGAACTTCTTCATGCAGAAGGGTTCGGACAAGTATGGTCGCGATCCGCTGCCGATCTCTCCCGCGCTGATGGCTGCTCTGACCCGCTACACCTGGCCGGGTAATCTGCGCGAGCTGGAAAATGTGATGAACCGGTATTTGATTATCGGAGACGAAGAGTCCATCCTCGCCGATATCGTTACACGCATGCCTGCGGCCGCACCTACCAACGGAGCCGCCGATCCGGGTGGAGATGTTGGCTTGAAGCAGCTTGTCAAGAGCTTGAAGGGTGACGCCGAGGCATCTGCGATTGCGTTAGCCCTGGAAGAGACGAAGTGGAACCGCAAAGCCGCTGCTCACAAGATGCAGATCAGCTACAAGGCTCTGCTTTACAAAATCAAACAATACGATCTGGCACGCAGGTAA
- a CDS encoding TIGR03013 family XrtA/PEP-CTERM system glycosyltransferase: MIRILNVYYPTRTIMLLVCEALIVSGCFFAATIIVQGSDAFITLNYEYGAAKVLFLTVITLLCSYYFDLYEPQMLLDRREIIFRVLLVVGVVCLLLSAVVYFFPSVGMERYIFPLGFTLLTGALLAWRKAYEWILSKKMFRECVYIMGGGEYAFSVMQTIEARSDLGMEVCGWEGISQDREERKRMASAALAKLTTQKPGIHRIIVAMEDRRAEMPTQELLALRFRGVVIEEAGAFLERMSGKIQLDGLRPSTFLFSEGFRIKPSQQLSRRIASFIVAAIGLLLFLPFFPLVYIAMKLTAPGPLFFKQTRVGYAGRHFTVVKFRSMRTDAEAMGAKWATQDDPRVTSFGRFMRKTRIDEIPQLWNVLRGDMSLVGPRPERPEFVPWLTEQLPFYDLRHIIRPGLTGWAQVRFKYGATLADSREKLEYDLYYVKHMTLGLDLLIMFETIKTIVRRRGAQ; the protein is encoded by the coding sequence ATGATCCGCATCCTGAATGTTTACTATCCGACGCGAACGATCATGCTGCTCGTCTGCGAGGCGTTAATCGTCTCCGGATGCTTCTTTGCAGCGACGATCATCGTGCAGGGTTCGGACGCCTTCATCACGCTGAACTATGAGTACGGTGCGGCGAAGGTGCTCTTCCTTACCGTCATTACCCTCTTGTGTTCTTACTACTTCGACCTCTACGAACCGCAGATGCTGCTGGACCGGAGAGAGATTATCTTCCGCGTTCTGCTGGTCGTAGGCGTTGTCTGCCTTCTGCTCTCCGCAGTGGTCTATTTCTTCCCCAGCGTCGGCATGGAGCGGTACATCTTCCCGCTGGGCTTCACGCTGCTGACCGGCGCGCTGCTGGCGTGGCGGAAGGCGTATGAGTGGATCCTGAGCAAGAAGATGTTTCGCGAGTGCGTGTACATCATGGGCGGAGGCGAATACGCCTTCTCCGTAATGCAGACGATTGAAGCCCGTTCTGACCTCGGCATGGAAGTCTGTGGCTGGGAGGGCATCTCTCAGGACCGTGAAGAGCGCAAGCGGATGGCGTCTGCGGCACTTGCTAAGTTGACAACGCAGAAGCCTGGGATCCACCGCATCATTGTGGCCATGGAAGACCGTCGCGCCGAGATGCCCACGCAGGAGTTGCTGGCTCTGCGATTCCGGGGCGTTGTGATTGAAGAGGCGGGCGCGTTTCTGGAGAGGATGTCGGGCAAGATTCAGCTCGATGGTCTGCGACCGAGCACATTTCTTTTCTCCGAGGGATTCCGCATCAAGCCTTCACAGCAGCTTTCGCGCCGCATCGCTTCGTTCATTGTGGCCGCGATCGGTCTGCTTCTCTTTCTTCCTTTTTTTCCTCTTGTATATATCGCGATGAAGTTGACGGCGCCGGGTCCGCTGTTTTTCAAACAGACACGCGTAGGATATGCGGGTCGCCACTTCACGGTCGTCAAGTTTCGTTCGATGCGCACCGACGCAGAGGCCATGGGAGCGAAGTGGGCTACACAGGACGATCCGCGCGTGACCAGCTTTGGCCGCTTCATGCGCAAGACGCGCATCGATGAGATCCCGCAGCTTTGGAATGTGCTGCGCGGCGATATGAGCCTGGTGGGACCGCGACCGGAGCGTCCCGAGTTTGTCCCGTGGCTCACGGAGCAGCTTCCCTTCTACGACCTTCGCCATATCATCCGACCCGGACTTACGGGGTGGGCACAGGTGCGTTTCAAGTACGGCGCGACGCTGGCCGACAGCCGCGAAAAGCTTGAGTACGATCTTTATTATGTGAAGCACATGACGCTTGGGCTTGACCTACTGATCATGTTCGAGACCATCAAGACGATTGTGCGGCGGCGAGGCGCGCAGTGA
- a CDS encoding DUF6982 domain-containing protein — protein MPKDTSIAADTKVVIRYADSIIKGHFDSSHWNQTAGSSFFSPHSEERMMTITRDGSTTPEDVSIQDAKGIFFVNSFEGNRDHDDIRFHDGEPMGCLWVQITFTDGEVLEGMTENSMGILEEKGFYLKPTDPTGNNWLVFVMRHQIREFHILGLHKASSPGSISPCR, from the coding sequence ATGCCAAAGGACACTTCCATCGCTGCCGACACAAAAGTAGTCATTCGTTACGCCGACTCGATTATTAAAGGGCACTTCGACAGTAGCCATTGGAACCAGACCGCAGGGTCCTCCTTCTTTTCTCCGCATTCAGAAGAGCGGATGATGACGATCACGCGGGACGGCTCCACCACACCCGAGGACGTCTCCATTCAGGATGCCAAGGGCATCTTCTTTGTGAACAGCTTTGAGGGAAACAGGGACCACGACGATATCCGCTTCCATGACGGCGAGCCGATGGGGTGCCTCTGGGTCCAGATTACCTTTACCGATGGAGAGGTCCTGGAAGGAATGACGGAAAACTCCATGGGAATCCTTGAAGAAAAGGGCTTTTACTTGAAGCCCACGGATCCGACAGGAAACAACTGGCTGGTTTTCGTGATGCGCCACCAGATCCGCGAGTTCCACATCCTTGGCCTGCACAAAGCCAGCAGCCCGGGTTCTATTTCGCCCTGCCGCTAG
- a CDS encoding sigma 54-interacting transcriptional regulator, translating to MFGSTSVMQDIRKRIELIAATDVAVLLQGESGTGKELCAQLIHALSPRAKHPYVKVSCPVIPNALIETELFGYERGAFNGALSEKRGRVEQAHKGTLVLDEVGSLDLTVQGKILQLLEDGTFTRVGGHETLGIFTHIISIANGDLGRQVAEGSFRLELLYRINAVTISLPSLRQRKVDLPRLVEYFAQKHANEFHVTPRTISKDLLQLMLAYDWPGNIRQLDNLMRSYTVIGDESLVVQELAPSGTGRDKVSAEIDVTKPLSLKQITKSATKDLERQIILKVLQANSWNRQKTAKWLQISYRSLLYKLAEVGINHPETAEGHAEGLQNVVRPAPVEMRRLKPSLLETTIQLPVRA from the coding sequence ATGTTCGGGAGCACGAGCGTTATGCAGGATATCCGCAAACGCATCGAGTTGATCGCAGCAACGGATGTCGCGGTACTGCTTCAAGGCGAAAGTGGAACGGGGAAAGAACTCTGTGCCCAGTTGATTCACGCTCTTTCACCCAGAGCGAAGCATCCCTATGTGAAGGTGAGCTGTCCGGTCATACCGAACGCTCTCATTGAAACCGAGCTCTTTGGCTATGAGCGAGGTGCATTTAATGGCGCTCTTTCAGAAAAGCGCGGACGCGTCGAGCAGGCCCACAAGGGAACCCTGGTGCTCGACGAGGTCGGAAGCCTTGACCTGACTGTGCAGGGAAAGATCCTCCAGCTTCTGGAGGACGGCACCTTTACCCGGGTAGGTGGCCACGAAACCCTGGGAATTTTCACCCACATCATCTCCATCGCCAACGGCGATCTCGGACGGCAGGTCGCCGAGGGAAGCTTCCGGCTTGAGCTCCTCTATCGCATCAACGCAGTGACGATCAGCCTGCCCAGCCTCCGCCAGCGCAAAGTCGACCTTCCACGCCTCGTAGAGTACTTCGCGCAAAAGCATGCGAATGAGTTCCATGTGACGCCGCGAACCATCTCCAAAGATCTGCTTCAGCTCATGCTGGCCTACGATTGGCCAGGAAATATCCGGCAACTCGATAATCTGATGCGCAGCTATACGGTCATCGGGGATGAGAGCCTGGTCGTGCAGGAGCTGGCTCCTAGCGGTACCGGACGGGACAAGGTTTCGGCGGAGATTGACGTGACCAAGCCGCTCTCTCTCAAGCAGATCACGAAGAGCGCAACCAAGGACCTCGAACGCCAGATCATCCTGAAAGTCTTGCAGGCGAATAGTTGGAACCGCCAGAAGACCGCCAAATGGCTTCAGATCAGCTATCGTTCGCTGCTTTATAAGCTTGCCGAGGTAGGAATCAATCATCCAGAGACTGCAGAAGGGCATGCGGAAGGTCTCCAGAATGTTGTTCGACCCGCACCCGTCGAAATGAGGCGTCTCAAGCCCTCTCTTCTGGAAACGACGATTCAACTCCCCGTCCGCGCTTAA
- a CDS encoding glycosyltransferase family 4 protein, producing the protein MKICHVVYSLEMGGAEVLVAQLCRIQRAHGHDVSVCAYSKLGPIGEQLQADGFAIFVPGEAHPARTMFRYLEHFRKLRPDVVHCHNPAPTLQAALSARLSGASRVLATRHSLVAPPYDKGAEIKFSIFARFCDWVTGVCETTSNNLRHAPLAATSRIVTVYNGVSPVERVVDNARTHDDFTLLFIGRIAVIKDLPTMLRAVAIAVEKIPHLKLWVVGDGPVRGYLEALATQLGIGVNVRFWGQQMDTARFYNAADAFIMSSASEGVPMSLLQAMSLGLPAVLTDVGGMGEVLRLSQSGLLSPVGDAPAMANSIVRLASDASLRAEFSKRACASYEEYFTLAKMDAAYMDLYQSRRS; encoded by the coding sequence ATGAAGATCTGCCACGTTGTTTATAGTCTCGAGATGGGCGGCGCGGAAGTGCTGGTGGCCCAGCTCTGCCGCATCCAGCGCGCGCACGGCCACGATGTCTCCGTCTGCGCGTACAGCAAGCTCGGCCCCATCGGCGAGCAGTTGCAGGCCGATGGATTTGCAATCTTCGTTCCTGGAGAAGCGCATCCCGCGCGGACGATGTTCCGTTATCTGGAGCACTTCAGAAAACTCCGTCCCGACGTGGTGCACTGCCACAATCCTGCGCCCACTCTGCAGGCCGCATTGAGTGCGCGCCTCAGCGGAGCATCGCGTGTGCTCGCCACGCGACACAGCCTCGTGGCTCCTCCGTACGACAAGGGGGCGGAGATCAAGTTCAGCATCTTCGCTCGCTTCTGCGACTGGGTTACCGGCGTCTGCGAGACCACGTCGAACAACCTTCGCCATGCTCCGCTCGCCGCAACGTCGCGCATCGTGACCGTCTATAACGGCGTTAGCCCCGTCGAGCGTGTCGTGGACAACGCACGCACTCACGACGATTTCACGCTGCTGTTCATTGGCCGCATCGCCGTCATCAAAGACCTGCCCACCATGCTGCGCGCAGTCGCTATCGCGGTAGAGAAGATCCCGCATCTCAAGCTGTGGGTCGTTGGAGACGGTCCCGTCCGCGGCTATCTCGAAGCGCTTGCAACTCAACTCGGCATCGGCGTAAACGTGCGCTTCTGGGGACAGCAGATGGACACTGCTCGCTTTTATAACGCGGCGGATGCCTTCATCATGTCGTCCGCGTCGGAGGGTGTGCCTATGTCTCTGCTGCAGGCGATGTCCCTCGGTCTGCCCGCAGTGCTCACCGATGTCGGAGGCATGGGTGAAGTCCTGCGCCTGTCGCAGAGCGGCCTGTTGTCTCCCGTGGGAGACGCCCCGGCGATGGCGAACTCCATCGTAAGGCTCGCGAGCGACGCCTCTCTGCGTGCGGAGTTTTCCAAGCGCGCGTGTGCCAGCTACGAAGAGTACTTTACCCTTGCGAAGATGGACGCGGCCTACATGGATCTCTACCAGAGCAGACGCAGCTAA